The nucleotide window ATGTGAATCTGCTTACAATGCATGGCAAAATGTTTACACTGAGAAGTTGGTGGAGGGTGGTTTCAATCAGGAAGAGGCAGAGACCTTGGGAATGGTTATTCAATCCATGGTTGAAGGGGCCATAATCATGTCTTTAACCACAAATAGTGACGCACCTATTCAGAGGATTGCCGAACAGATTCCCATTGTACTAAAACATTAAAAAAATCCTTTGTAATGACTTATTAGAAAGTTTTTCTACGAGATCATAGGTAACTCTTCTATTAAACCATTTTTATTAAACCATTTTAAAAATTCTTCATACCTAATCCTTAAAACTCTCCTTTAAATCAAAATTTTTAAAACATTATTATATAGACCGGTCTAATATTATACTCAATTTATTCAAAAAATTTCTTAATATTGGGTTTTTTCCCGTTAGGCTCATTCATACGCTAAATTAGGCTCTTAATATGAGAAATTTTATACTAAACCAGTTTGTGCAATAGAATTTTATCTAAATTCATCATATTACGTTGTTTGCTGTAAAAGATCTATTTAATTCTTCAGGAGTACTCAGATGTCATCAATTCAAAATGAAAACTACACTATTAATAAAATTAAACCCAGTAAAAGTACCACAAACCGAATCTTAATTCTGCTGTTGGTTGGTGGGTTCATGTCAATGCTAAATGAAACTGCATTAAACATCGCCTTTCCACATATAATGGCACAATTTAATATTTCAGCGGGAACTGTCCAGTGGTTAACCACAGTCTATGTTTATGTTTCAGGTATTGTATTTTTAATCAGTGCATTTCTCATAGAGCGCTTTTCAACCAGAAAATTATTCACAGCTTCAATGGGATTTTTAATTGCAGGAACAATCGTGGCCTGTTTTTCAACAAGCTTTCCAATTCTGTTTGCTGGACGGGTTGTACAGGCAATTGGAACCGGTATACTGGTACCCCTTATATTTAACACCGTGCTTATTTTGATCCCCCCTGAAAAAAGAGGTGCAACCATGGGAATGGTGACACTGGTGGTAATGTTTGCCCCGACAATAGCACCGGTTATTATGGGGTTTCTTATGGGATATATGGATTGGCACTGGTTTTTTGTAATGGTACTGGTCTTTTTCGTTGCCATAGCTATTGCAGGAATAACATTCTTAAAGAATGTAACAGAAGTAGGTAGTCCTAGACTAGATCTTTTATCGGTCATACTTGCTGCAATTGGATTTGGAGGAGTGGTAATTAGTTTAAGTGGTATGGGAGAAAATGGATTAAGTCCAAACGTGATCATCCCTTTAATTGTGGGTATGGTTAGCTTAATACTATTTGCAATACGCCAGTTAACCATGGAAAATCCTATGCTGGACCTTCACACGTTTAAATATCCTTCATTCACCATAGGAATTGTAATTACAATGGTCAATGTTATGGTAATATTCGCAATGGTGGTTATAATGCCTATTTACTTGCAGAGTGCCCTTGGAGTCACATCCTTTATTGCCAGTATTATTCTGCTACCTGGAAGTATTTTGAATAGTATTTTATCACTTGTTTCGGGTCGTATCTATGATGGGCATGGTCCTAAGATTGTGATCAGCTCTGGCCTTGCTATCATGTGTATTTCCATGGTGATGCTTTCATTTCTTTCAGTATCAACATTCCTCATGGTAATTGTACTAATACTGGTTTGTTTTTTCATTGGAACCAGCCTAGTAATGGCACCCAACCAGACACACACCCTGGGAACACTGCCTCCTAAGTACTATGCTTCTGGTTCAGCTATAATCACTTCTCTACAGCAGATGGGTGGTGCAATTGGTTCGGCACTATTTGTAAGCTTCATGTCCTTCGGCCAGAACAGTTACCTTCAGAATCTGAACAATCCAACTGCCGCACAACAGGTCCATGCACTGGTATCTGGAGTGGATTTTGCATATATAATAGCTGCAGTAGTGCTAGGAGTGGTTTTTGGTCTATCACTATTCTTAAAACGTGAAACCCCTGCGTAAAATAGATTTAAGTAAAAAAGATGGATTTTTCTTCTGTCTTTTTTTATTCATTTTTTTGACAATTGCACAGATATTTATGCCAGAACAATTTAATTAGAACATTCTAACTAGAACAATTTAACTAGAACTTTAACTAAAAACATTCTAACTTAAACACCCTAAACCCTAAAAATATTAAAAACAGAAATCTCAAGATTAAACACTATTTAACATATTTTCCGTTTAACCTTTCCTGTTAACAAATTTTAAAAAATTAGGGATATTAGGTCTTTAATAACTGATATTAGGTTTAAATAAATTTGTAGTCTTTTATTCGGGCTTTGGTGATGAAATGGGTTATTTAATCTGTGGTAAATGCAAAAGTTACTATAAACTCCCATCCGGTGATTCTGCAAAAGATTTTGTTGATTCCTGTGATTGTGGTGGTAAACTAAGGTACGTTGAAAATTTGGATATTGTTGATCCCAGTTGGAAACAGGTTTCAATCCCGAAAAAGAGTCCTAAAAGTGAGATTATAAGAAATAAGATGCAATCCGTTTTTTCGCTACGAAATTTCAATTTAAAAAACCGTTTGATTCAATTCTGGTATAATTTAAAGACTCCTTTTGTTCAATTTTGGAATAACTACCGATACCGCATTCGCAATAACCAGAATTGGAATAATAATTATAACACTAATTATAGCAACGCTCATTATGGTAATACACAGTATGGTAGAGAAAATGGCCTCATAGGCCTTATAAATTCCATAAAAAATGAGCTTAATTTTCGTAACATTCGATGGACTTTAGTAATACCTGTAGCACTGGCAATAACTATGCTATTAACCTTTACGCAGGGTATTTTCACTCTGTTAGTTTTTATACTGTTAGTGGCGATGGGGTATTTCTTCAGAGACCAAATTATTGGAACTAAAAATGCGGTGGTTACTGGTACTATTGCATTCTTTTTAGGAAGTCTCCTTACTGGCGCATTTCTTTATTTAATACCCATGACTATATTAGGGGCCATTAATGGAGCTGTTTGTGGATGGATCGGAGGATATTTAAAAACAAAAATATCATCCTAAAATTTTGCCCTTTAAAATTTTATCCTCATGTAAAGAAAAAAAATTAGATATTAAGTTAGATATTAAGTTAGATATTAAGTTAGATATTAAGTTAGATATTAAGTTAGATATTAAGTTAGATATTAAGTTAGATTTATTTTTGAAATAGTTTTGTTATTTTACAATAAACATTGTTTAAAGAATTAGTGGGGTTTAAAAGAAAGTATATGGGGTGTTTACCAACCCCTTTCCTGTAACCTTTCATTTTCAGGTATTTCGCTTATTTCCAGTCCAGGCATGGCACTTCCCAGGTCCCGGCTGACTTCAGCAATGACTTCTGCGTTTTTAAAGTTGTGAGTGGCTTCTACAATGGCGTTGGCCACCAGTTCTGGTTTTTCTGATTTGAAGATACCACTACCTACGAATACTCCATCAGACCCGAGCTGCATCATGAGAGCTGCATCGGCTGGGGTGGCTATTCCACCGGCTGCGAAATTGACGACTGGTACTCTGCCCTGTTTTTGTGTTTCTTTAACCAGTTCGAGAGGTGCTTCCAGTTCCCGGGCAACACTCCACAGTTCTTCTTCGGTTTTATTCGCAAGTTCGCGGATGGTTCCCTGAATCACCCTCATGTGCCTCACAGCTTCAACCACGTTACCAGTACCTGCTTCTCCTTTGGTCCTGATCATGGCTGCACCTTCATCAATCCTCCGGAGTGCTTCACCCAGGTTCCTAGCTCCGCATACAAATGGTATGGTAAATTGCTTTTTGTCTATGTGGTATTTTTCATCGGCTGGGGTTAAAACTTCACTTTCATCGATCATGTCCACTCCCAGGGTTTCCAGGACCTGTGCTTCTACAAAGTGACCTATTCTGGCCTTGGCCATCACTGGTATACTCACCGCATCAATGATTTCCAGGACTTTGGAAGGATCTGCCATTCTGGCCACTCCACCAGCAGCCCTGATATCTGCAGGGACCTTTTCCAGTGCCATAACTGATACTGCACCTGCTTCTTCGGCAATGGCAGCTTGTTCAGCGTTAACAACATCCATAATAACTCCGCCTTTGGTCATCTTGGCGAAACCTTTCTTCAGTACTTCAGTTCCATGTAACATTCTTATTCTCCATTGTTTGTTTTTAAATTTCTTGATTTATCTTAAATTTAATTTTATTATAGATATAATCGTTTTTAAACAGTTTTATCATCTATCTGGATTATCACATATTAATTTATAGTAATCCCAGGTTTTTAAGTAATCCAGTTTTACGACAATTTATTTTAACTATTTTTTTAGTTTTTTTATATAGGGTTTATCCTATATCATACCTGATTTTACTAGAATGGGCGTTAAAATGTATTAGAGTCAAAAGAAAGATCAAATTTGATAAGATTGCATTAATTAATCCCTTTTTCCAGAAAATATTGAAAATTAGGTATGTGAGATATTTATAAATAATCCTAATTTCAAAGAATCTTAACTTTATCTCCTGTTTTAACCTTTCCTCCAGTGATAGCCCGGGCGAAGATACCTTCTCTGGGCATTATACAGTCTCCTGCCTGCAGGTAAATAGCGCAGTGGTTGTGGCATTCTTTACCAATTTGGGTGATTTCCATGATAGAATCCCCCACCTGGATTCTGGTGCCAATTGGAATTGTGACCAGTTCTATCCCAGAGGTGGTAATATTCTCTGCAAAATCCCCTGGATGCACATCCAGTCCCATATCCTTCATTTTATCAATGCTTTCCTGGGCTAGAAGACTTACCTGTCTGTGTGTCTGGGAATTGCTGTGTGCGTCACCCACCAGGCCATGGTTTTCTTTAACCAGACACTCTTTAACATTTATCTTTCGGGTCTGTTTCAGGGGACTGGTACACACTGCAATTACCTCCCCGTACTCAAGTTTTTTCACATTTTCACTGGATGCAGATTTTATCATGAAGATCACTTTAAATAGGATTTATATATCGGACCTTAAGATTTTGATGGATTAATTTTGCGCTATTAAAGCTTTATTACTAAGATTTCAACGAATTTAGTAAATTATCCCTAAAAAATGGGTGATGGAATTATCTGTCCATTCTGGTCCATTTTTTAATATTTAACAATATTTTAATAGTTTATCAATCTTATTTGGATCCTTTAACTTCACCCTTTTCTGTTGAGGTTGTTGTTACTCCTCTTTTGAGCTTTTCAATGGCTACTTCAGCCACTCTTTCACCAGATAGGAGCATTCCTCCAAAGGTAGGTCCCATACGGGGGCTTCCAAAGGTGGTGGCTACAGCCATGCCGGTAACCAGTAATCCGGGATATACTTCTTTGGTGTTCTCCACAATGGCGTCTTCCGATTTTTCCACCCACATTCCCTGGAAACCTTCTATGTCAACCATTCCTCTTTCTTCCAAGGATTTAACAACTACTGCGTCGTGTCCAGTGGCGTCAATGACTATTTTAGATTCAATGGCAACAGGGTCAACACAGGTAATTGCACGTGGCAGTGCCGATACTGGAGTCCAGTTTATAACCACTCCTGCGATTTTACCGTCACGAATAACCACGTCATCGAATTTGGTCATGTTAACCACTTTGGCACCGGCATCCATTGCACTGGCAATGAGTTTAGAACAGGCATGGGGGCCATCGGCAACGAATAAACCATCTTGAACCTTTTTGTAGGGAACTCCAATTTCATCTAAGATTCGTTCTCCTGGTTCTCTGACAGTTAATTTGTTCATGAGGTAACCCCCAATCCAGAACCCACCTCCAAGGTAATTGTTACTTTCAATTATCAGGGTTTTAACACCCTGCTGGGCTAGTCTACGTGCAGCTATCAAACCACTTGGTCCAGCACCGATTATGATAACGTCACTTTCTATGTAATCGATGAATTCTTCTGCAAATTCTGATACAATTGCCTTGGTCACATCCTTTTCTGAAACTTTTGAAAATATTTCCATTTTTCTTCCTCCTGGTTATAATTTCACTTTTAAACTCCCTACGGAAGTGGGAACTTCAACAAGACCTTCTTTAACAATTGTTATATAACTATAGTTACTTATAAAAATTGCGCCCAGTTTTGAAATTAATAACTCAGTTGGAATAACTCAGTTGGAATAACTCAGTTGGAATAACTTAGAATAATTCAGTGGAAAATTTGCAAAAAAATATTAAATCGCAAAAATCAGTAAGAATGATATTTAAAAAAATCATTCAAGTACAAATCATTTTTTAAGTAATTTAATACCTGCAATGGCTTTATCAAACTCATCCTCAGCATCAATTTTTTCAAGTGTCTCCAGCACCAGTGGTAATTCTGCATTAGTTTCAGGATGCCTGGGGGCAGCCAAACAGCCACTATCAGGGAGTATAGATATATCAAAAGTACCGATCTTTTTACCAATATTTTCAATCTCCACCTTATCCAGCCCAATAAGTGGACTTAAAACTGGCATGGAAGTTGAGTAACGTGTTGCCAGAATATTGGGCAGGGTTTGAGATGCAACCTGACCCATACTGCTTCCATCAACAATGGCCAGGGCGTTCTCTTCACGGGCGATCTTCTCGGCAATCTGGTACATTCCACTCTTACACAGCACACAGGTCATCCTTTCTGGAGCTTCATCCTTACACTTTTGCAAGTATTCTCCATAGTCCACCTGGTAAAGTTTCAGTTTTGAACCAGCTGAGTATTCTTTCAATTTTTCATGCATTTTCAGGATTTTTTCGTTGGAACCAGATGTGAAAGGATGGTTGTTAAAGTTCACCATGGTAACACTACAACCACGCTTCATCATTAAAAAGGTGGCAACTGGTGAGTCTATACCTCCAGAAACGAGTGATATGACTTTTCCCTGTGTCCCCATGGGTAATCCGCCCAGTCCCTGTATTTTCTCATGGAATACGTAGGTTTTATCATCCCTTACTTCTACATATAATCTGAAATCGGGGTTTGAAAGGTCAACTTTGGATTCGGTTATTCCATACACCACTGAACCAGCATAAGCTGCCATTTCCTGACTGGAGAAGTCATGTTTGCCTACCCTTCTACATTTAACTGCAAATGAACTATTTGATGAGAAGGCTCCTTGGGCTACCAGTTCCCTGGTGTAAGTTTCGATCAACTCTTTTATGGAGTCATGGTCAGTATGGGTGACTGCCGCGGGGCTGTATGAAACTATTCCCACAATTTTCTGGAGGGATTCAAGGGTTTTATCCAGATCCTGGGGATAAATGAAGATTCTGCCCTGTTTTATCTCTATCTTGTCTTTGATAACAGTTTTAATATTTTCTATGAGCTTTCGCTCGAATCGTCCTCTAACCTTAGGGCTTTTAACTCCAATTTCCCCGTAACGAACTATTATTAATTTCTCCAGCATCTTTAAACTCCTAAAAATTAAAAAATATATTAGTTAGGTCTGAGACCTATTTCCCACATACTTCACAATCTGGCCTTTTATTGGTTTTAACTTTTTCTACCTCTGACCTCAAACCATCCCACAGAAGTATCTCATTTTCCAGAAGCTCACCTTCGCCAGTGATATATTTAACTACTTCAGTAGCCTGTACAACACCAATTAATCCGGGTGTAAGTCCTATAATTGGGAAAACTGATTTAGGTGGGCTTTGAGGGAATATGCAATTTAAACATGCAGTTTTACCGGGTATGATGGTGGTGGCCTGACCATCAAATCCACTTACTGCACCGTGGAAGTAGGGAATATCCAACTTGAAAGCTGCTTTATTGAGGGTGTGACGGGTGTCGAAGTTGTCCATGGCATCCACTATCAGATCAGAGTCACCAACTAGATCATAAACATTATCATCAGTGATGGTTTCAGATATGATGTTTACATTTATATCTGCATTTAAGTTGGTAAGTGTTTCTTCAGCTGATTCTGTTTTTTTCTGGTTTATATCTGTATCCCCATGTAAGATCTGTCGGTTGAGGTTGCTTAATTCCACAATGTCGTGGTCGGCTATGGTTATGTTTCCCACTCCGGCCACTGCTAGATACACTGATATAGGGGAACCCAGTCCTCCTGCACCTGCAATGAATACCTTTGCATTTTTAAGTTTTTCTTGTCCTTCTTCGCCAAAAATCATTGTTTGACGTGCATATCGTTTAATTTCTCTACTGGTTAGCATGTTACATCCCCATATTATATTTTTTTTATTTTTTGACCGTTATTTTTATTTTTTAACCGCCGAACACTACTTTAATCACGGTTATCTCATCTTCATTGGTTAAGAGCTGGTCTTCATGGATTATGGTATCATCCTTTTTAACCACTACCTCTAATGAGTTAATTTCAAGCTCATTGAGAACCTCTTTAACCGAAGATGAGTCAATTTCCAGTTCCTTTGTTGGTTCGTCTTTGATATTTACTTTCATTTAATCACCGACCAATACTTTTTTGGGTCGTATTTTAAACTAACATTATTTGATAATTTTTTTCAATGAATTTTACCATTTTTCTGTCAATTTAATTAAATCTAATCCTTTTGAACTATTCTATTTTCACTGTGAGATTATTTTAATTCAAATCACATTTTAAACACCTCTTATCCATTTTTAGTTAATTCAATTGATTGGAAGCAGAATATGAAAGTTATCCTGTTGCAAAACCTTTATCTAGGTCTTCAATCAGATCATCAACATCTTCCAGGCCCACTGATAGGCGAATGAGATCATCAGTTATCCCTGCATATTCCCTTGCCTGGGGGGTCATTGAGGCATGGCTCATTGTGGCAGCGTGTTCCACCAGGGAATCTGCTCCTCCTAGGGATTCAGCCAGAGAGAATAATTCCAGACCGTGGAGAAATGTTCCAACATCTGATTTGAGTTTAAATGAAACCACTCCTCCGTATCCGGTCATCTGTTTCCTGGCTATTTCATGGCCCGTATGACTTGGTAGACCAGGGTAGTAAACCTCCTTAACCTGAGGATGATCCTGTAAGTACTCTGCTATGGCCATGGCATTACTGGCGTGTCTTTCCATTCTGAGGGGCAATGTTTTTATACCACGCAGAACAAGCCATGAATCAAATGGTGCAGCATTAGTCCCCATTCCATTGAGAATGAAATGAACGTCCTCAGCCAGTTTATCGGTAGTGGTTACAATGGCCCCACCAATCACATCACTGTGACCGTTCAGGTACTTGGTGGTGGAATGAACCACCAGATCAATACCAAAATCTATTGGTTTCAGGAAGTAAGGGCTGGCAAAGGTGTTATCCGCAACAGTGAGTAACTGGTTTTCACGAGCAATCTTGGAAACCAGTTCCAGATCAGTTATATTCAGGAGTGGATTGGAAGGTGTTTCCACCCATATCATTTTGGTGTTGGGTTTCACTGCATCCTGGATTTTTTCTTCATCTTTGAGCCGTATGAAGGTAAACTCAATTCCGAAACGGGTCATTATTTGTTCAAACAGCCGATGTGAACCTCCATAGAGATCATCACAGCTTATCACATGATCACCTGCACTTAAAAGGTGTATGGCACTGGCAACTGCGGACATTCCACTGGAAAATGCGAAACCCTGGTTACCTCCTTCAAGGGCAGCTATTGTATCTTCAAGTACGTTTCGTGTGGGGTTGCTGGTCCTGGTGTAGTCATGTTCTTTGGGTTTCTGGTATCCATCAAACACAAATGTTGAGGTTTGACATATTGGGGTTGATATCGCCCCGGTTGCTTCATCAGGTCTCCTGCCTGAATGTATTGATTTGGTATTAAATCTCATTATTTTTCTCCTTTCAAGTGTTAAGTTATATATTATCTCTAATGATGAATTTAAGTTGAATAACATTGGATTTAGGCTATTTATTCTAATTTTCAGATGCGTTTTTCATTTAATGAAATGTTTAACACCACTTATCATAACGATAGTTATATAACAATTGTTATATCTTATATAAGTTACGGTGAAGGGACCTATGACTATAATTACCGAGAATTTAAAAGAAATTATTAACTTAAAATGGGGGTAATTAAATTGAACCTTATTACCAGTTACAATGATTTAAAATTTTCCATCCGCTGTGTTGATGTCTGGAAAAAACTCAAACCATCCTCAGATGAAATTTCGGAAGCTCTTAATTACCATTTACAAAGGAGTAAAAACACAGACGAATATATATCTAAACTAAGTTCCATCAGTCTCCAAGAATATCTGGAGCTATTGATTGATGTTATTCAAGAAGAATCAGGCACATGGTTCTTCTATGTGGATATTGCAGGAGTACTTTTTGACCAGGTGCAGGATGGAACAATATTTATTTATCAGACTGACAACGGATACTGTGTTATTTTTAAAAAATAGTTTAATATATGGACTACAATACGATTGAAAAAAATTAGAAGAAGAATATGTATGGAAATAAAAATATTTTTATTTCCGGGCTTTAGCCACTTTCCTGGCTATAACCAGTTCTCCAATGGCTATCAAACCAACGAAGAATTTTTCCAATCCTCCAGTAGCCCAGATAGCTTCACCAAAGGTGGAGTTTTTGATTCTTTTCTCGTAATCATTGGCTGTGACTCGTTTACCGGTTCTGCGGCGGGTGACAATGGCTGATGCTTCCATGAGTTCATCCCATGTAACACCTTTAAGTTCTTCTGCCATAGCTTCGAAGATCTTGGAAACTTTAATCTCATAAAGACTTGAAAGGGTTTTCACGATATCAAAAGTTCGTACTACTCCTACAACAACATCGTCATCACTTATCACAGGTATGTTAAACACTTTATACTCTCCTGCTTCCAGGACAGCTAAACGTGCTGGGTCATCATCATGCACATGGACAATGTCCTCTTTGGCGTACATCACGTCTTTAACCTTTTTTTTACCTTCTCTGAAACCTCTGGTCACATCCAGGGAAGTGATCCACCCAATCAACCTCTTTTTATCATCAACCACAGGTGTGGTGAATCTTAGTTTTTTCTCCATTAAAATGGATACTTCTACCAGGTCATCGTCAGGGGATACTACAATAAAATCTTTGTCCATCATTTCATTAACTTTCACTTAAACCATCTCCAGTTTTAAAGCCCCTACCGGGCATTTTGTAGAACAAACTTCACATAAAATACATTTTTCCTGGTCCAAGACCACCCTATCGCCATCAATTTTAATGGCATCAACTGGACAGTTTTCCTCACAGACCTGGCACTGGACACAGGTGTCCTCATCCACCCTGAGTTCTTTTGTTTTTATCACAGGCCCTAATTCTCTTACAAGATCAATGGACCCTTGGGGGCAGACATTAGCACAGGCACCGCAACCCACGCATGCTTCCTGGTCAATCTGGGCAGTTTCTCCCTCACTAACAGTTATGGCTTCAGTGGGGCAGAATCTAACACAGGTAGAACATGAATCACATTTATCTGGATCTACCTCAATTGATTCCATGCGAAGTTTACGATGGGGCACCTTAACATCCTTTAGATGAAATTTAACATCATCTTGGACAGTTGATGTGCTTTCAATGACATGTATACATTTCACAGGGCAGGTCTGGGCGCAGATTTCACATTTCACACAGCCATCTAGGATTCTGGCCGGTCGTGAGAATGTGGAGTCGCTGATAGCATTAACTGGACATTCCTCCACACACAAATTGCACCGGACACACTCTGGGGAGATAGTTATGAATTCATCTTCGAAGGCACAGTCCTCGATTTCTCCTTTAAACCCTTCCTGACTATCTTCAATGTCCCTGGATTTAAGGGCTACCTCTCCCTCCAGTACCTCTTTTTTCTTTTTGAATGTTACATCCATCTTAACACCGTCATATAATTCACTAACTGTGGGTATTATACTACTGGTTAGTTTATTTCCTTCCCTGATTTATAGTATTATAATAACATCTAATTTAAGTTATATCTAAATTATCTAAAGATACAGGGTTCAATTAAAATAATTTTATTTATACCTTAATTTTCTAAAGGATACCATCCAATTTTAAAGGGTATTGTCAATTTAATTTCATGATTACTTTAATCAACCTATCTTTACCTTAATCAATGCATTTTATCAGGATATTTGGATATTATCTGTGATAAGAATGGAAGTCCACTGATGGCCCCGGGCATCTTCACACAGTATGATGCCACGTAGTTACCCATGTTGGCTGATCTTTTGATACTTTTACCAGTCAAGTATCCGTAGAGGAATCCGGTGTT belongs to uncultured Methanobacterium sp. and includes:
- a CDS encoding 4Fe-4S binding protein; this translates as MDVTFKKKKEVLEGEVALKSRDIEDSQEGFKGEIEDCAFEDEFITISPECVRCNLCVEECPVNAISDSTFSRPARILDGCVKCEICAQTCPVKCIHVIESTSTVQDDVKFHLKDVKVPHRKLRMESIEVDPDKCDSCSTCVRFCPTEAITVSEGETAQIDQEACVGCGACANVCPQGSIDLVRELGPVIKTKELRVDEDTCVQCQVCEENCPVDAIKIDGDRVVLDQEKCILCEVCSTKCPVGALKLEMV
- a CDS encoding PLP-dependent aspartate aminotransferase family protein — protein: MRFNTKSIHSGRRPDEATGAISTPICQTSTFVFDGYQKPKEHDYTRTSNPTRNVLEDTIAALEGGNQGFAFSSGMSAVASAIHLLSAGDHVISCDDLYGGSHRLFEQIMTRFGIEFTFIRLKDEEKIQDAVKPNTKMIWVETPSNPLLNITDLELVSKIARENQLLTVADNTFASPYFLKPIDFGIDLVVHSTTKYLNGHSDVIGGAIVTTTDKLAEDVHFILNGMGTNAAPFDSWLVLRGIKTLPLRMERHASNAMAIAEYLQDHPQVKEVYYPGLPSHTGHEIARKQMTGYGGVVSFKLKSDVGTFLHGLELFSLAESLGGADSLVEHAATMSHASMTPQAREYAGITDDLIRLSVGLEDVDDLIEDLDKGFATG
- a CDS encoding MFS transporter; the encoded protein is MGYLICGKCKSYYKLPSGDSAKDFVDSCDCGGKLRYVENLDIVDPSWKQVSIPKKSPKSEIIRNKMQSVFSLRNFNLKNRLIQFWYNLKTPFVQFWNNYRYRIRNNQNWNNNYNTNYSNAHYGNTQYGRENGLIGLINSIKNELNFRNIRWTLVIPVALAITMLLTFTQGIFTLLVFILLVAMGYFFRDQIIGTKNAVVTGTIAFFLGSLLTGAFLYLIPMTILGAINGAVCGWIGGYLKTKISS
- the thiI gene encoding tRNA uracil 4-sulfurtransferase ThiI, whose product is MLEKLIIVRYGEIGVKSPKVRGRFERKLIENIKTVIKDKIEIKQGRIFIYPQDLDKTLESLQKIVGIVSYSPAAVTHTDHDSIKELIETYTRELVAQGAFSSNSSFAVKCRRVGKHDFSSQEMAAYAGSVVYGITESKVDLSNPDFRLYVEVRDDKTYVFHEKIQGLGGLPMGTQGKVISLVSGGIDSPVATFLMMKRGCSVTMVNFNNHPFTSGSNEKILKMHEKLKEYSAGSKLKLYQVDYGEYLQKCKDEAPERMTCVLCKSGMYQIAEKIAREENALAIVDGSSMGQVASQTLPNILATRYSTSMPVLSPLIGLDKVEIENIGKKIGTFDISILPDSGCLAAPRHPETNAELPLVLETLEKIDAEDEFDKAIAGIKLLKK
- a CDS encoding CBS domain-containing protein, which encodes MKVNEMMDKDFIVVSPDDDLVEVSILMEKKLRFTTPVVDDKKRLIGWITSLDVTRGFREGKKKVKDVMYAKEDIVHVHDDDPARLAVLEAGEYKVFNIPVISDDDVVVGVVRTFDIVKTLSSLYEIKVSKIFEAMAEELKGVTWDELMEASAIVTRRRTGKRVTANDYEKRIKNSTFGEAIWATGGLEKFFVGLIAIGELVIARKVAKARK
- a CDS encoding MOSC domain-containing protein, whose amino-acid sequence is MIKSASSENVKKLEYGEVIAVCTSPLKQTRKINVKECLVKENHGLVGDAHSNSQTHRQVSLLAQESIDKMKDMGLDVHPGDFAENITTSGIELVTIPIGTRIQVGDSIMEITQIGKECHNHCAIYLQAGDCIMPREGIFARAITGGKVKTGDKVKIL
- a CDS encoding HesA/MoeB/ThiF family protein, whose translation is MLTSREIKRYARQTMIFGEEGQEKLKNAKVFIAGAGGLGSPISVYLAVAGVGNITIADHDIVELSNLNRQILHGDTDINQKKTESAEETLTNLNADINVNIISETITDDNVYDLVGDSDLIVDAMDNFDTRHTLNKAAFKLDIPYFHGAVSGFDGQATTIIPGKTACLNCIFPQSPPKSVFPIIGLTPGLIGVVQATEVVKYITGEGELLENEILLWDGLRSEVEKVKTNKRPDCEVCGK
- a CDS encoding MoaD/ThiS family protein; protein product: MKVNIKDEPTKELEIDSSSVKEVLNELEINSLEVVVKKDDTIIHEDQLLTNEDEITVIKVVFGG
- a CDS encoding MDR family MFS transporter — encoded protein: MSSIQNENYTINKIKPSKSTTNRILILLLVGGFMSMLNETALNIAFPHIMAQFNISAGTVQWLTTVYVYVSGIVFLISAFLIERFSTRKLFTASMGFLIAGTIVACFSTSFPILFAGRVVQAIGTGILVPLIFNTVLILIPPEKRGATMGMVTLVVMFAPTIAPVIMGFLMGYMDWHWFFVMVLVFFVAIAIAGITFLKNVTEVGSPRLDLLSVILAAIGFGGVVISLSGMGENGLSPNVIIPLIVGMVSLILFAIRQLTMENPMLDLHTFKYPSFTIGIVITMVNVMVIFAMVVIMPIYLQSALGVTSFIASIILLPGSILNSILSLVSGRIYDGHGPKIVISSGLAIMCISMVMLSFLSVSTFLMVIVLILVCFFIGTSLVMAPNQTHTLGTLPPKYYASGSAIITSLQQMGGAIGSALFVSFMSFGQNSYLQNLNNPTAAQQVHALVSGVDFAYIIAAVVLGVVFGLSLFLKRETPA
- a CDS encoding sulfide-dependent adenosine diphosphate thiazole synthase; its protein translation is MEIFSKVSEKDVTKAIVSEFAEEFIDYIESDVIIIGAGPSGLIAARRLAQQGVKTLIIESNNYLGGGFWIGGYLMNKLTVREPGERILDEIGVPYKKVQDGLFVADGPHACSKLIASAMDAGAKVVNMTKFDDVVIRDGKIAGVVINWTPVSALPRAITCVDPVAIESKIVIDATGHDAVVVKSLEERGMVDIEGFQGMWVEKSEDAIVENTKEVYPGLLVTGMAVATTFGSPRMGPTFGGMLLSGERVAEVAIEKLKRGVTTTSTEKGEVKGSK
- the pdxS gene encoding pyridoxal 5'-phosphate synthase lyase subunit PdxS, which encodes MLHGTEVLKKGFAKMTKGGVIMDVVNAEQAAIAEEAGAVSVMALEKVPADIRAAGGVARMADPSKVLEIIDAVSIPVMAKARIGHFVEAQVLETLGVDMIDESEVLTPADEKYHIDKKQFTIPFVCGARNLGEALRRIDEGAAMIRTKGEAGTGNVVEAVRHMRVIQGTIRELANKTEEELWSVARELEAPLELVKETQKQGRVPVVNFAAGGIATPADAALMMQLGSDGVFVGSGIFKSEKPELVANAIVEATHNFKNAEVIAEVSRDLGSAMPGLEISEIPENERLQERGW